Proteins found in one Promicromonospora sukumoe genomic segment:
- a CDS encoding ABC transporter ATP-binding protein: protein MGMGMGMPVQKPMDFKGSMLRFAGSLRPERLNVVLLMVLGIGSVALTVLGPKLLGNATNVIFAGVVGAQLPAGVTTEQAEAGLRASGQDQMADLLSGVVGVVPGQGIDFTVLMQTLGWVVAAYVGAFLFGWLQARITAGVVQRTMRDLRDQVEAKLHRIPLSYVDSKQRGEILSRVTNDIDNVAQTTTQTLAQLVTAVLTVIGVLFMMFWISPVLALVALVTVPLSVILTAQIAKRSQPQFVEQWAATGRLNAHIEESFTGHALVKVYGHQESTAKAFADENGALYDSSFKAQFISGTIQPAMGFLANLNYVVVAVVGGLRVASGTLSLGDVQAFIQYSRQFTQPLTQVASMMNLLQSGVASAERVFELLDAPEQTPDPAESQKVVPVRGRVAFEDVTFSYTPEQELITGLNLVAEPGQTIAIVGPTGAGKTTLVNLLMRFYEVDGGRITLDGVDTRDMSRDDLRSSVGMVLQDTWLFKGTIEENLRYGVPDGATVDEEEFLAATRATHVDPFVRTLPDGYGTVVDEEGSSVSAGEKQLLTLARAFLADPAILVLDEATSSVDTRTEVLVQEAMNRLRKDRTSFVIAHRLSTIRDADVILVMEHGDIVEQGSHDDLLAADGAYARLYASQFAAPAVEEPAAT, encoded by the coding sequence ATGGGCATGGGGATGGGCATGCCTGTCCAGAAGCCGATGGACTTCAAGGGCTCGATGCTCCGGTTCGCCGGGTCGCTGCGCCCGGAGCGCCTGAACGTCGTGCTGCTCATGGTGCTCGGCATCGGCTCGGTCGCGCTGACCGTGCTCGGGCCCAAGCTGCTGGGCAACGCGACGAACGTGATCTTCGCGGGCGTCGTGGGCGCGCAGCTGCCCGCCGGGGTGACCACCGAGCAGGCCGAGGCGGGCCTGCGCGCGTCGGGGCAGGACCAGATGGCCGACCTGCTGTCCGGCGTCGTGGGCGTGGTCCCCGGCCAGGGCATCGACTTCACGGTGCTGATGCAGACCCTCGGGTGGGTCGTCGCGGCCTACGTCGGGGCGTTCCTGTTCGGCTGGCTCCAGGCGCGCATCACCGCCGGCGTCGTGCAGCGCACCATGCGGGACCTGCGCGACCAGGTGGAGGCGAAGCTGCACCGCATCCCGCTGTCGTACGTGGACAGCAAGCAGCGCGGCGAGATCCTGTCGCGCGTCACGAACGACATCGACAACGTGGCCCAGACGACCACGCAGACCCTCGCGCAGCTCGTGACCGCCGTCCTGACGGTGATCGGCGTGCTGTTCATGATGTTCTGGATCTCCCCGGTGCTGGCCCTGGTGGCGCTCGTGACGGTGCCGCTGTCGGTGATCCTCACGGCGCAGATCGCCAAGCGCAGCCAGCCGCAGTTCGTGGAGCAGTGGGCGGCCACGGGGCGCCTGAACGCGCACATCGAGGAGTCGTTCACGGGCCACGCGCTCGTGAAGGTCTACGGGCACCAGGAGTCCACGGCCAAGGCGTTCGCCGACGAGAACGGCGCGCTGTACGACTCCAGCTTCAAGGCGCAGTTCATCTCGGGCACCATCCAGCCCGCCATGGGGTTCCTCGCGAACCTGAACTACGTGGTGGTGGCCGTCGTCGGCGGTCTGCGCGTGGCGTCCGGCACGCTGTCGCTGGGTGACGTGCAGGCGTTCATCCAGTACTCGCGCCAGTTCACGCAGCCCCTGACCCAGGTGGCCTCGATGATGAACCTGCTGCAGTCCGGCGTCGCCTCCGCGGAGCGCGTCTTCGAGCTGCTGGACGCGCCGGAGCAGACGCCGGACCCCGCCGAGTCGCAGAAGGTCGTGCCGGTCCGCGGACGTGTCGCGTTCGAGGACGTCACGTTCTCCTACACGCCCGAGCAGGAGCTCATCACCGGGCTCAACCTGGTCGCCGAGCCGGGCCAGACCATCGCCATCGTCGGCCCCACGGGCGCCGGCAAGACGACGCTGGTCAACCTCCTCATGCGGTTCTACGAGGTGGACGGCGGGCGCATCACGCTCGACGGCGTGGACACGCGCGACATGTCGCGCGACGACCTGCGCTCGTCGGTCGGGATGGTGCTCCAGGACACCTGGCTGTTCAAGGGCACCATCGAGGAGAACCTCCGGTACGGCGTGCCCGACGGCGCCACCGTCGACGAGGAGGAATTCCTCGCCGCCACGCGGGCCACCCACGTGGACCCGTTCGTGCGGACCCTGCCCGACGGCTACGGCACCGTCGTCGACGAGGAGGGGTCGTCGGTCTCGGCGGGGGAGAAGCAGCTTCTCACACTGGCCCGCGCGTTCCTGGCGGACCCGGCGATCCTCGTGCTCGACGAGGCGACGTCGTCCGTGGACACCCGCACCGAGGTGCTGGTGCAGGAGGCCATGAACCGGCTGCGTAAGGACCGGACGTCGTTCGTCATCGCGCACCGCCTGTCCACGATCCGCGACGCCGACGTGATCCTCGTGATGGAGCACGGCGACATCGTGGAGCAGGGCTCGCACGACGACCTGCTCGCGGCCGACGGCGCCTATGCGCGGCTGTACGCGAGCCAGTTCGCGGCCCCGGCCGTGGAGGAGCCCGCGGCGACGTGA
- a CDS encoding helix-turn-helix domain-containing protein has protein sequence MPADDDDGRVHCRLDELLAERGMTLARLAELVGVTVVNLSVLKNDRARAIRFSTLTAICDVLDCTPGDLLVVTPRSDPS, from the coding sequence ATGCCCGCGGACGACGACGACGGCCGCGTGCACTGCCGCCTCGACGAGCTGCTCGCCGAGCGCGGCATGACGCTCGCGCGGCTGGCGGAGCTGGTCGGGGTGACGGTGGTGAACCTGTCGGTGCTGAAGAACGACCGCGCCCGCGCCATCCGGTTCTCCACCCTGACGGCGATCTGCGACGTCCTCGACTGCACGCCGGGCGACCTGCTGGTCGTCACGCCGCGGTCCGACCCCTCCTGA
- a CDS encoding SDR family oxidoreductase translates to MNTHGNTVFLPGGTRGIGLALATRLQARGNTVVVGGRDTAVLDALAAEHGFGTVRIDTSDPASITSASAEVIERFPDVNVLVPMAGIMRAEDWRGPGFLADAEAVVTTNLLGPIRLIAAFTEHLQSRPDATILTVSSGLAFAPLGVTPSYNASKAAVHMLSESLRLQLAGTSVSVVELVPPSVQTELMPGQDTNPLAMPLDEFADEALSLLENKPGAHEVQVERVKFLRYGEARGDYADVVAALNATDPHAAAH, encoded by the coding sequence ATGAACACACACGGAAACACCGTCTTCCTTCCCGGCGGGACGCGCGGCATCGGCCTCGCCCTCGCGACCCGTCTCCAGGCGCGGGGCAACACCGTGGTCGTCGGCGGCCGCGACACCGCGGTGCTCGACGCCCTCGCCGCGGAGCACGGCTTCGGCACGGTGCGCATCGACACGAGCGATCCCGCCTCGATCACCTCAGCGTCCGCCGAGGTGATCGAGCGCTTCCCGGACGTGAACGTGCTGGTGCCCATGGCGGGGATCATGCGCGCCGAGGACTGGCGCGGCCCCGGCTTCCTGGCCGACGCCGAGGCGGTCGTCACCACCAACCTGCTCGGCCCGATCCGCCTCATTGCGGCGTTCACGGAGCACCTGCAGAGCCGGCCCGACGCGACGATCCTCACCGTGTCGTCCGGGCTGGCGTTCGCGCCGCTGGGTGTCACGCCGTCGTACAACGCGTCCAAGGCGGCGGTGCACATGCTCTCCGAGAGCCTGCGCCTGCAGCTCGCGGGCACGAGCGTGTCCGTGGTCGAGCTGGTGCCGCCGTCGGTCCAGACCGAGCTCATGCCCGGGCAGGACACGAACCCGCTGGCCATGCCGCTGGACGAGTTCGCCGACGAGGCGCTCTCACTCCTGGAGAACAAGCCCGGCGCCCACGAGGTCCAGGTGGAGCGGGTCAAGTTCCTGCGCTACGGCGAGGCCCGCGGCGACTACGCCGACGTCGTCGCGGCCCTGAACGCGACCGACCCCCACGCCGCCGCCCACTGA
- a CDS encoding helix-turn-helix transcriptional regulator, giving the protein MNRAALADFLRRRREALRPSDVGLVPGPRRRAPGLRREEVAALVGMSVDYYARLEQQRGPQPSEQMLAALARALRLTAEERDYLYRLAGHGVPRRTPLDAHVAPALLRVLDRLEDSPALILSGLGEVLVQNRLAETIFGAPPASGLARSSVYRWFTEPASRDVYPPEDHERQGRSQVASLRAAHAAAGPGSPADEMLRVLLRESEEFARVWELHEVSRRFEDHKVLVHPEVGRIEVDCQALFTEDQSQCLLVLTPAPGSAAEEKIRLLAVLGHETFA; this is encoded by the coding sequence ATGAACCGCGCCGCGCTCGCCGACTTCCTCCGCCGACGCCGGGAGGCCCTGCGCCCGTCCGACGTCGGGCTGGTGCCCGGGCCGCGCCGCCGCGCGCCCGGGCTGCGCCGGGAGGAGGTCGCCGCGCTGGTCGGGATGTCGGTGGACTACTACGCCCGGCTGGAGCAGCAGCGCGGGCCGCAGCCCTCCGAGCAGATGCTCGCCGCGCTCGCCCGGGCGCTGCGGCTGACCGCCGAGGAGCGCGACTACCTGTACCGGCTCGCCGGCCACGGCGTGCCCCGGCGCACGCCGCTCGACGCCCACGTCGCGCCGGCCCTGCTGCGGGTGCTCGACCGGCTGGAGGACTCGCCGGCCCTGATCCTGTCGGGCCTGGGCGAGGTGCTCGTGCAGAACCGGCTGGCCGAGACGATCTTCGGCGCCCCGCCCGCGTCCGGCCTGGCCCGCAGCTCGGTGTACCGCTGGTTCACGGAGCCGGCGTCCCGCGACGTCTACCCACCCGAGGACCACGAGCGCCAGGGCCGCAGCCAGGTGGCCTCCCTCCGCGCCGCGCACGCCGCCGCGGGCCCGGGGTCGCCCGCCGACGAGATGCTCCGCGTCCTGCTGCGGGAGAGCGAGGAGTTCGCGCGCGTCTGGGAGCTGCACGAGGTCTCCCGCCGGTTCGAGGACCACAAGGTCCTGGTGCACCCCGAGGTCGGCCGGATCGAGGTGGACTGCCAGGCCTTGTTCACCGAGGACCAGTCGCAGTGCCTGCTCGTGCTGACCCCGGCGCCGGGCAGCGCGGCGGAGGAGAAGATCCGGCTGCTCGCCGTGCTGGGCCACGAGACGTTCGCGTAG
- a CDS encoding YchJ family protein, producing MHDDERCPCLSGDTYGACCGRYHSGAATAPTAEALMRSRYSAFAVGDGAYLLATWAPQTRPDDAGVGDEQWRRLDIHRTERGGPFDTTGVVEFTAYYRDPAAGTRGSLHETSRFVREAGRWYYVDGAREANAG from the coding sequence GTGCACGACGACGAACGCTGCCCCTGCCTCTCCGGCGACACCTACGGCGCCTGCTGCGGGCGCTACCACTCCGGCGCCGCGACGGCCCCGACGGCCGAGGCCCTGATGCGCTCGCGCTACTCCGCGTTCGCGGTCGGGGACGGCGCCTACCTGCTGGCGACCTGGGCACCCCAGACCCGGCCCGACGACGCCGGGGTCGGCGACGAGCAGTGGCGCCGCCTCGACATCCACCGCACCGAGCGCGGCGGCCCGTTCGACACCACCGGGGTCGTGGAGTTCACGGCGTACTACCGCGACCCCGCGGCTGGCACGCGGGGCAGCCTGCACGAGACCAGCCGGTTCGTCCGCGAGGCCGGCCGCTGGTACTACGTGGATGGTGCCCGCGAGGCGAACGCCGGCTAG
- a CDS encoding response regulator transcription factor yields MIRLLLADDEELLRGALCALLDLEDDLRVVAEAATTTDAVRLAAQHRPDVAVLDLEMPPTDGLHAAAQILAAADGAPPRVIIVTRHARPAVLRRALAAGVSGFVPKSTPAARLAQIVRDVAVGHRYVDPEIAASALTENECPLTDRELQVLRAAQTGDQVSDIAAAVHLAPGTVRNYLSSAMAKLGVATRHAAAHRAWEEGWI; encoded by the coding sequence ATGATCCGCCTGCTGCTGGCCGACGACGAGGAGCTGCTCCGCGGCGCCCTGTGCGCCCTGCTCGACCTGGAGGACGACCTGCGGGTCGTGGCCGAGGCCGCCACCACCACGGACGCGGTGCGGCTCGCCGCGCAACACAGGCCCGACGTCGCCGTGCTCGACCTGGAGATGCCGCCCACGGACGGCCTGCACGCGGCCGCGCAGATCCTGGCCGCCGCGGATGGCGCGCCGCCCCGCGTCATCATCGTCACCCGGCACGCCCGCCCCGCCGTCCTGCGCCGGGCGCTGGCCGCCGGGGTGAGCGGGTTCGTCCCCAAGTCGACGCCCGCGGCGCGTCTCGCACAGATCGTGCGCGACGTCGCCGTCGGGCACCGGTACGTGGACCCCGAGATCGCGGCGTCGGCGCTCACGGAGAACGAGTGCCCGCTGACGGACCGCGAGCTGCAGGTGCTGCGGGCGGCCCAGACCGGCGACCAGGTCTCCGACATCGCGGCCGCCGTCCACCTCGCGCCCGGGACGGTGCGCAACTACCTGTCGTCCGCGATGGCGAAGCTCGGCGTCGCGACCCGGCACGCGGCGGCCCACCGCGCGTGGGAGGAGGGCTGGATCTGA
- a CDS encoding sensor histidine kinase → MSTGRAVADDGGSGLAGFRRNVWWGLAGTVACVLGFAVGDWVLDPDVPAGLRALTGLSTAATIVACGVLLGRRMRDRAPSAGWLVTAGCAAVVAGAVPLAVGNFGIWSIAPAATIAVLVMFLPARRAWQVLGAALVVLPAIGLVVALATGEPNVAHAVWMPALMVVAFGPAMLGMLRGWQVAARLDDARRLAGELAVADERLRFAADLHDIQGHHLQVIALKSELAARLAEADPARAAAQMREVQQLAGDALRETRALVQGYRRTTLDAEIANASKVLAAAGVEVRADVDAGLAAALPDAPRSLLGLVVREATTNVLRHSRATRAAIVLVPDDAGARLVIDNDGARPARSTNGDTNGAADASGAAGAAGAADVNRAAGAADATGTAGAAGPVGAAGDGTGLASLAERLDAVGGRLSWVSDEDRFVVTATVAG, encoded by the coding sequence ATGAGCACCGGGCGGGCCGTCGCGGACGACGGCGGCAGCGGACTCGCGGGCTTCCGCCGCAACGTCTGGTGGGGGCTGGCGGGCACGGTGGCGTGCGTGCTGGGCTTCGCCGTCGGCGACTGGGTGCTGGACCCCGACGTCCCGGCCGGGCTGCGCGCGCTGACCGGGCTGTCTACGGCGGCCACCATCGTGGCGTGCGGCGTCCTGCTGGGGCGGCGCATGCGGGACCGCGCGCCGTCGGCCGGCTGGCTGGTCACCGCGGGCTGCGCCGCCGTGGTCGCGGGGGCGGTGCCGCTCGCGGTCGGCAACTTCGGGATCTGGTCCATCGCGCCCGCCGCGACGATCGCCGTGCTGGTCATGTTCCTGCCCGCCCGCCGCGCGTGGCAGGTGCTCGGCGCCGCGCTGGTCGTGCTGCCCGCGATCGGCCTGGTGGTGGCCCTCGCAACCGGCGAGCCCAACGTGGCGCACGCGGTGTGGATGCCCGCCCTCATGGTCGTGGCGTTCGGTCCGGCGATGCTCGGCATGCTGCGCGGCTGGCAGGTGGCGGCCCGGCTCGACGACGCCCGGCGGCTGGCCGGGGAGCTCGCCGTCGCCGACGAGCGCCTCCGGTTCGCCGCCGACCTGCACGACATCCAGGGCCACCACCTCCAGGTCATCGCCCTGAAGAGCGAGCTAGCGGCGCGCCTGGCGGAGGCCGACCCGGCGCGGGCCGCCGCGCAGATGCGCGAGGTGCAGCAGCTCGCCGGGGACGCCCTGCGCGAGACCCGCGCCCTGGTGCAGGGCTACCGGCGCACCACGCTCGACGCCGAGATCGCCAACGCGTCCAAGGTGCTGGCCGCGGCGGGCGTCGAGGTCCGCGCCGACGTCGACGCCGGGCTCGCCGCCGCGCTGCCCGACGCCCCGCGCAGCCTGCTCGGCCTCGTGGTGCGCGAGGCCACCACCAACGTGCTGCGGCACAGCCGCGCCACGCGCGCGGCGATCGTCCTGGTCCCGGACGACGCCGGCGCCCGGCTCGTGATCGACAACGACGGCGCGCGCCCGGCGCGGTCCACGAACGGGGACACGAACGGCGCGGCGGACGCGAGCGGGGCAGCAGGGGCAGCAGGGGCAGCAGACGTGAACCGGGCGGCCGGGGCGGCGGACGCGACCGGAACGGCTGGCGCGGCCGGTCCGGTCGGCGCGGCCGGTGACGGGACCGGGCTGGCCTCGCTGGCGGAGCGGCTGGACGCCGTCGGCGGGCGCCTGTCCTGGGTGAGCGACGAGGACCGGTTCGTGGTCACGGCGACGGTGGCCGGATGA
- a CDS encoding sigma-70 family RNA polymerase sigma factor, which yields MRTARNSRSPRSRRGKEPAPHPALPQSYAAMIERTPSLDDAQLESLLERAVAGADAARTLDATAVSPSLRVTLEARVKDGQYAKERLVLAHLRLVPAIAGSYAGRLPFMDLVQEGNVGLVRAADSYDPAHGTFAAYAHRWVRRSIVRAVAAAEQAQNASTPAPTPEQHLLRRRVRQAVAHLDAVEARVLEMRFGLLDGTTRTLDEISRRLGVTKERVAQILESALARLRDVVSPAPLVA from the coding sequence ATGAGAACTGCCAGGAACTCCCGGTCGCCCCGCTCGCGCCGCGGCAAGGAACCGGCCCCGCACCCGGCGTTGCCGCAGTCCTACGCGGCAATGATCGAGCGCACGCCGTCGCTGGACGATGCGCAGCTGGAGTCACTCCTTGAGCGAGCAGTCGCCGGAGCAGACGCCGCACGCACCCTCGACGCCACAGCGGTCTCCCCCAGCCTCCGCGTCACGCTGGAGGCCCGGGTCAAGGACGGGCAATACGCGAAGGAGCGTCTCGTCCTCGCCCACCTCCGTCTCGTCCCGGCGATCGCCGGCTCCTACGCGGGCCGCCTTCCGTTCATGGACCTCGTGCAGGAGGGCAACGTCGGCCTGGTCCGCGCCGCCGACTCGTACGACCCCGCGCACGGCACGTTCGCCGCGTACGCCCACCGCTGGGTACGCCGCTCGATCGTCCGCGCGGTCGCCGCCGCCGAGCAGGCGCAGAACGCGAGCACCCCCGCCCCCACTCCGGAGCAGCACCTGCTGCGGCGCCGCGTCCGCCAGGCCGTCGCCCACCTCGACGCCGTCGAGGCCCGGGTCCTGGAGATGCGCTTCGGCCTCCTGGACGGCACCACCCGCACCCTCGACGAGATCAGCCGCCGCCTTGGTGTGACCAAGGAGCGCGTGGCGCAGATCCTCGAGTCCGCGCTGGCCCGGCTCCGCGACGTCGTCAGCCCGGCTCCCCTCGTCGCGTGA
- a CDS encoding DNA polymerase IV: protein MGPRAFRWVLHVDLDQFLVAVEVLRRPELAGKQIVVGGRGDPTERAVVSTASYEAREHGVGSGMPLRVAARKVPDAIFLPVDHEASLRASEHVMDTLRGLGTVVEVLGWDEAFLGCDADDPEAVARRAQQAVLDATGLHCSVGIGDNKIRAKIATGFGKPAGVFRLTEATWPDVMGPRPTIDLWGVGPKVSKRLAAHGIRTVAELAAADADVLVAEFGPRMGAWYGDLGNGRGSAVVDDTPWVARGHSRETTYQRNLTTPDQVEAALRDLVTQVHADTEAEDRPVFRVGLKVRYAPFLTQDRSRKLPAPTRSLGDLTAAVLALAEGIEPGREVRLLGVRAEMVMPDDGDPTERTPVRGRI, encoded by the coding sequence ATGGGCCCGCGCGCCTTCCGCTGGGTGTTGCACGTCGACCTCGACCAGTTCCTGGTCGCGGTCGAGGTCCTGCGCCGCCCCGAGCTCGCCGGGAAACAGATCGTCGTCGGCGGGCGGGGTGACCCCACGGAACGGGCGGTGGTCTCGACCGCGTCCTACGAGGCGCGGGAGCACGGCGTCGGGTCAGGCATGCCACTGCGGGTCGCGGCCCGCAAGGTGCCCGACGCGATCTTCCTGCCCGTCGACCACGAGGCCTCCCTCCGGGCCTCCGAGCATGTCATGGACACCCTGCGCGGGCTCGGCACGGTGGTCGAGGTGCTCGGCTGGGACGAGGCGTTCCTCGGCTGCGACGCCGACGACCCCGAGGCGGTCGCCCGCCGGGCGCAGCAGGCCGTGCTCGACGCCACCGGCCTGCACTGCTCGGTCGGCATCGGCGACAACAAGATCCGCGCGAAGATCGCCACCGGGTTCGGCAAGCCCGCCGGCGTCTTCCGCCTCACCGAGGCCACCTGGCCCGACGTGATGGGCCCGCGGCCCACCATCGACCTGTGGGGCGTCGGGCCCAAGGTGTCCAAGCGCCTCGCGGCCCACGGCATCCGCACCGTCGCGGAGCTGGCCGCGGCCGACGCCGACGTGCTGGTCGCCGAGTTCGGCCCACGCATGGGCGCCTGGTACGGCGACCTGGGCAACGGTCGCGGCTCCGCCGTCGTCGACGACACGCCCTGGGTGGCGCGCGGGCACAGCCGCGAGACCACCTACCAACGCAACCTCACCACGCCCGACCAGGTGGAGGCGGCGCTGCGGGACCTGGTCACGCAGGTGCATGCCGACACCGAGGCGGAGGACCGGCCGGTCTTCCGGGTGGGCCTCAAGGTGCGCTACGCGCCCTTCCTCACCCAGGACCGCTCACGCAAGCTCCCGGCCCCGACACGGTCGCTCGGGGACCTGACCGCCGCCGTCCTCGCCCTCGCCGAGGGCATCGAGCCCGGCCGCGAGGTGCGCCTGCTCGGCGTCCGCGCCGAGATGGTCATGCCCGACGACGGCGACCCGACGGAGCGCACCCCCGTCCGAGGGCGGATCTGA
- a CDS encoding TrmH family RNA methyltransferase, translating to MTTLDVVRIDDPADERLADYNSLTDVVLRSKHEPAKGLYIAESSTVIRRALAAGHRPRSFLMAPRWLDSMSEVIARTGAPVYVAEEPLLKEITGFHLHRGALAAMHRPPLPGVHELLAGARGGAGARRVAVLEDVVDHTNVGAAFRSAAALGVDAVLVSPRCSDPLYRRSVRVSMGTVFQVPWTRVEEWPSGLHDLREDGFTVAALALTDDSITLDELVASPPEKLALVLGTEGDGLSRGAVEAADLVVRIPMAGDVDSLNVAAASAVAFWATRV from the coding sequence GTGACCACCCTCGACGTCGTCCGCATCGACGACCCCGCCGACGAGCGACTGGCCGACTACAACAGCCTCACGGACGTCGTCCTGCGCTCCAAGCACGAGCCCGCCAAGGGTCTGTACATCGCCGAGAGCTCCACGGTGATCCGGCGGGCGCTCGCGGCGGGGCACCGCCCGCGCTCGTTCCTCATGGCGCCGCGGTGGCTCGACTCGATGAGCGAGGTGATCGCGCGGACCGGCGCCCCGGTCTACGTGGCCGAGGAGCCGCTGCTGAAGGAGATCACGGGCTTCCACCTGCACCGGGGCGCGCTGGCCGCGATGCACCGGCCGCCGCTGCCGGGCGTGCACGAGCTGCTCGCGGGCGCGCGCGGCGGTGCGGGCGCCCGCCGCGTGGCGGTGCTGGAGGACGTCGTCGACCACACCAACGTCGGTGCCGCGTTCCGCAGCGCCGCCGCCCTCGGCGTGGACGCGGTGCTCGTCTCGCCGCGCTGCTCGGACCCGCTCTACCGGCGCTCGGTGCGGGTCTCGATGGGCACCGTGTTCCAGGTGCCGTGGACCCGGGTCGAGGAGTGGCCCTCCGGCCTGCACGACCTGCGCGAGGACGGCTTCACGGTCGCCGCGCTGGCGCTGACCGACGACTCGATCACGCTCGACGAGCTGGTCGCGAGCCCGCCGGAGAAGCTGGCGCTCGTGCTCGGCACCGAGGGCGACGGCCTCAGCAGGGGTGCTGTCGAGGCCGCCGACCTGGTGGTGCGCATCCCGATGGCGGGCGACGTGGACTCGCTGAACGTCGCCGCGGCGTCGGCGGTGGCCTTCTGGGCCACCCGGGTCTGA
- a CDS encoding MHYT domain-containing protein, whose translation MIDHFALGWVTPILSFLLSCAGCAVGLTCTARARVTHGTASLAWLGLGAVAIGGTGIWVMHFVAMLGFYVRGTETRFDVPLTIASGLLAVVVVGLGLFIVRAAGVGPVALAAGGLVTGLGVAAMHYIGMQALHVGVELTYHTPTVIASVVIAIVAATAALWLSAKVHTIAAGAGATVIMGLAVSGMHYTGMAALSAEETTAIVQNTAGIGVATLLGPLIIGVTISTIMMLLVVGLAPSPEEMEAQEKFRGWQGRQDEIQRETAAGRRSPLR comes from the coding sequence ATGATCGACCATTTCGCGCTCGGGTGGGTCACACCCATCCTCTCGTTCCTGCTCTCCTGCGCCGGCTGCGCCGTCGGCCTGACCTGCACCGCCCGCGCCCGCGTCACCCACGGCACCGCGAGCCTCGCCTGGCTCGGCCTCGGCGCCGTCGCCATCGGCGGCACCGGCATCTGGGTCATGCACTTCGTCGCCATGCTCGGGTTCTACGTGCGCGGCACCGAGACCCGCTTCGACGTGCCCCTGACGATCGCGAGCGGCCTGCTCGCCGTCGTGGTCGTGGGCCTCGGCCTGTTCATCGTCCGCGCCGCCGGCGTCGGCCCGGTCGCGCTGGCCGCGGGCGGCCTGGTCACCGGACTGGGCGTCGCCGCCATGCACTACATCGGCATGCAGGCGCTGCACGTGGGCGTCGAGCTCACGTACCACACCCCCACCGTCATCGCGTCGGTGGTCATCGCGATCGTCGCCGCGACCGCGGCCCTCTGGCTCTCCGCGAAGGTGCACACCATCGCCGCGGGTGCCGGCGCCACGGTCATCATGGGCCTCGCCGTCTCCGGCATGCACTACACGGGCATGGCGGCGCTGAGCGCGGAGGAGACCACCGCGATCGTGCAGAACACCGCCGGCATCGGCGTGGCCACGCTCCTGGGCCCGCTCATCATCGGCGTCACGATCAGCACCATCATGATGCTCCTGGTGGTCGGGCTGGCGCCCAGTCCCGAGGAGATGGAGGCCCAGGAGAAGTTCCGGGGCTGGCAGGGCCGGCAGGACGAGATCCAGCGCGAGACCGCAGCGGGCCGCCGCTCCCCGCTGCGCTAG
- a CDS encoding siderophore-interacting protein has protein sequence MTIKTEGLAVKPSRMFDVQVARVTRLCPSFVRFTFTGPDLDKFADNGRDQRIKLLLPSPQGGWDALRRDDPDWYAAWRMLPDEHRNPMRTYTVRTVRQNLREVDVDVVMHGDTGPASRWALNAAAGDPLVIMGPNAEYDGVHGGVEFAPPTSSHALLLAGDETAVPAIAAICESLPEDAVGEVFLEVPHPEDGWQLGAPEGVRVHWLARDGREHGDVLVPAVQAAADRLLAMGVRPSSDTAPALTAAGVDLSAEVDDVDIDTGILWEVPVDEAGRPLAQDTVLYAWLAGEAGVIKTLRRYLVNECQVDRKSVAFMGYWRKGRAEN, from the coding sequence GTGACCATCAAGACCGAGGGGCTCGCCGTCAAGCCCTCGCGAATGTTCGATGTCCAGGTCGCGCGCGTGACGCGCCTGTGCCCGTCCTTCGTCCGCTTCACGTTCACGGGTCCCGACCTCGACAAGTTCGCGGACAACGGCCGCGACCAGCGCATCAAGCTGCTGCTCCCGTCGCCCCAGGGCGGCTGGGACGCGCTGCGCCGCGACGACCCCGACTGGTACGCCGCGTGGCGCATGCTCCCCGACGAGCACCGCAACCCGATGCGCACCTACACAGTCCGCACGGTGCGCCAGAACCTGCGCGAGGTCGACGTCGACGTCGTCATGCACGGGGACACCGGCCCGGCGTCGCGCTGGGCGCTGAACGCGGCCGCCGGCGACCCGCTGGTCATCATGGGCCCCAACGCCGAGTACGACGGCGTGCACGGCGGCGTGGAGTTCGCCCCGCCGACCTCCAGCCACGCGCTGCTGCTGGCCGGCGACGAGACCGCGGTGCCCGCCATCGCCGCCATCTGCGAGTCCCTGCCCGAGGACGCCGTGGGCGAGGTCTTCCTCGAGGTGCCCCACCCCGAGGACGGCTGGCAGCTCGGCGCGCCCGAGGGCGTGCGCGTGCACTGGCTGGCCCGCGACGGGCGCGAGCACGGCGACGTGCTGGTCCCGGCGGTCCAGGCCGCGGCCGACCGCCTGCTCGCGATGGGTGTGCGGCCGTCGTCGGACACCGCGCCCGCGCTGACCGCCGCCGGCGTGGACCTGTCGGCCGAGGTGGACGACGTCGACATCGACACGGGCATCCTCTGGGAGGTGCCGGTCGACGAGGCGGGCCGCCCCCTGGCGCAGGACACCGTGCTGTACGCGTGGCTCGCGGGCGAGGCCGGCGTCATCAAGACGCTGCGCCGCTACCTCGTCAACGAGTGCCAGGTGGACCGCAAGTCCGTGGCGTTCATGGGCTACTGGCGCAAGGGCCGCGCCGAGAACTGA